The window CCTTGTCTGTCTTTCGCTTGCTGTCGTTGGTGAACATTTTGAAGAGAGCCCAGCCGCACACGGCAAAAATCAGTAACTTGATGAGCATTGGCCTTCCCTTGTCGTTGTCGTTTTATTGCCAGATCTGATCGCCTACCAATCTGAATTGCAAGGCGTTCAAGGCTTGTAACAAAGTTTTCCCGTCGGGAAAAGTCAGTTCAGGGGCAATTTCGTGCAGAGGTATAAGAACAAAGGCGCGTTGCTGCATGCGCGGATGCGGCAGAACAAGCGTTTCTGTTGCCATGACGGAACTGCCGAACAGCAGCAGGTCCAGATCAATGATGCGGGGACCGAAACGGTCTTCAGGGGCGCTGCCGTCACGGCAACGCCCCATGGAAGACTCGATATTCAGCAAAGAGGCAAGAAGCGTCTCAGGACTCGTACGGGCATCGCACGAAACACGGATTACCTGATTGGCAAACCATGCCTGATCCTTTTTCTCCTGCGGCTCGGTCCGGTACACCCCGGAAGCGGCTTCCAGTGAGACTCCTTCCAGAGCGGATATGGCTTCAACGGCACGGGCAAGATTGCCGTCCGTATCCCCCATGTTGGAACCGAGGCAGATGAACGCTTCTACAGCTTGGAGGCTATTCTGGATACCGCCTCCTCAAGGCGTGCGTCGTTCACGGTAAGGGAAATACGGAAGTAGCCTTCGCCCGGAGCACCAAAGCCGTTGCCGGGGGTTACGACTACGCCGGTTTCCTGCAGCACCTTGGTGACGAATTCGGACGAGGTGTAGCCTGCCGGAACACGACACCAGATGTAGAAGGTGGATTCAGGCACGTTGCAGTGAATGCCCACCTTGCGCAGGGCTGCGATCACGGTGTCGCGACGCTGCTTGTAGATCTTGCGAAGCTCTGCGGTGAAGGGGTCACCGTCGCGCATGGCCACGATGCCCGCTTCCTGAACAGCCTGGAACACACCGGAATCCACGTTTTCCTTGATCTTGCCAAGGCCGTGAACCAGCTGTGGGTTGCCTACGGCCATACCCACGCGCCAGCCGGTCATGTTGTAGGTCTTGGACAGGGAGTGGAATTCAATGGCCACGTCCTTGCCGCCGGGAACGGACATGATGGACAACGGCTTGTTGTCTTCATTGTAGTAGATTTCAGTGTACGCGGTATCGTGAACCACGATCACGTTGTACTGCTTGGCAATCCTGATGAGCTTTTCGTAGAACGCCACGTCAGCCATGGCGGCCGTGGGGTTGTTCGGATAGTTCACGAAGATGGCCTTGGCCTTGATCCACGTTGCTTCATCAATGGCATCAAGGTCGGGCAGGAAGCTGTTGTCCTCGGTCAGAGGCACGAACTGCACAATGCCGCCGGCAAATTCGGTGGCAATATTGTATACGGGGTAGTTGGGGGTGCACACCAGCACCAGGTCGCCGGGGTTGATGAACGCCAGCGGGAAATGGGCGATGCCTTCCTTGGAACCGATAAGGCTGACAACTTCAGTCTTCGGATCAAGGTCTGCATCAAAGCGTCTCTTGTACCAGTCGGCCACGGCCTCACGGTAGGACAGCATGCCCACGTAAGAGGGATATGCATGGTTGGCAGGCTTTTCCACCGCTTTCTTCATGGCCTCAATGATGAAATCGGGGGTGGGCATGTCGGGATCGCCAATTCCCAGACTGATGATGTCCACACCGCGGGCGGCAACCTGTGCCTTGATCCGGTCGATTTCTGCGAAGAGGTACGGGGGCAGTTTAGCCAAACGGTCTGCAAGCTGGAACTGTGCCATAGCGTTGCGTTCTCCTTGAAATTTCAATCCCTTTTGCCGGTAAAAAAAGAAGGGCTCTGCCATAAGCCCTGTTCCTTCTCTATTGACTTGTGAGGCATATGCCATTTGTACGTCTAAAATACAAGTGTTTAGTGGACGTTCAATCACTCTCGAGCGCCAGTTTATAAAGCTGCTCCGGAAGGAAAGAGCAACCGGCTGTTGGTCAGATCTGTTCGACGCCAAGAAATCATCATCCCCTGCCCTTGTCTGCCATACCGACAGCGTGTAACCTGTTATGGCAATTGATATGTAACCAGCCAGTTCACCCATGGAAAACTGATGACCCAACAGGCACTCACCACTCCCCCAACCCATCCTCTTGTTGACAGCTACTTGCAGCACCTGCTTGTCACACGCGGGCTTTCAGAAAACACCATTGCGTCGTATGCCGCCGATCTGGAAAGCTTTCTGCTGTTCCTTGAAGAAAAACGCTTTCAGCTTGAAGCCGTAACCGACCAGTCGCTCTTTTTATATGTTATGTACCTGCGCAGGCGGGGACTCAACAGCCGGAGCCTTGCCCGGCACCTTTCCGCCTTGCGGGGATTTTTCGCCTTTTGTCTTGAAGAACGGACGCTGAGTGACAATCCGGTACAATACCTTGAGAATCCGAAGCTGCCTAAAACCCTTCCGGATGTGCTTTCGCAGGAGGAGGTAGCCGCCATCCTTGCCCAGCCCGACCTCAAGACCAAGCTTGGGTTCAGGGACAGAACCATGCTGGAACTGCTCTATGCTGCCGGGTTGCGCGTCTCCGAACTTATCTCCCTTGCTCCGGTGGATTTTGATGCCCAGACCGGCCTTGTCCGGGTCTTCGGCAAGGGCAGCAAAGAGCGCATTGTGCCGGTTCATGACGCCGCAGCCCAGTTTCTGACGAACTACCTCCGGGACTGGCGTCCGGCTTTTTCGCCGGTAGAGAACTTTGTGTTCCTGAACCGTTCCGGCAAGCAACTCTCGCGGCAGGCCATCTGGAAGAATATCCAGCGCTATGTGCTGGAAAGCGGCATACGTAAGAATGTGTCTCCGCATACATTCAGACATTCTTTTGCCACGCATCTGCTTGACGGCGGGGCTGATCTGCGCACTGTGCAGCTATTGCTCGGGCATTCCGACATTGCAGCCACGGAAATCTACACGCATGTTCAGGCCGACCGGCTCCGGCAGGTGCACCGCCAGTTTCACCCCCGCTCAAGGATGTAAGCGTGCCCAGCAATTCAAACAACAATGGTAACGGGCAATTGATTCACGCTCCCGTACTCATCACAGCGCACGCAAACGCGGATTTCGACGCCCTTGCGGCCATTGTCGCGGCCAGCAAGCTGTATCCTGATGCAGTACTGGTCTTTCCCGGCAGCCAGGAACGGAACCTACGCAATTTCTTCATTGAAAGCGCTACCTACATGTTCAACTTCAAGCAGGCCAAGGACATAGACTTCAGTTCCGTACGAAAGCTCATTGTCGTGGATACCCGCCAGCGCTCGCGCATTCCACACGTGGCGGCTGCACTCGACAATCCTGATCTGGAAATCCATCTTTACGATCACCACCCCGAATCCGATGACGATTTACCGGCGTCACTAAGCGTTTACCAGTCATGGGGCGCGACCACGACAATCATCACCCTGATGCTGCGCGACAAAGGCATCTCCGTTTCTGAAGAGGAAGCCACCCTGCTCGGTCTTGGTATTTTTGAGGACACGGGCTCATTTTCCTTTGCTTCGACAACGGAGCATGACTTTGCGGCAGCGGCGTGGCTCAAGACCAAGGGGATGGACCTGAACGCCATTTCCGAACTCATGACCCGCGAGCTGACGACAGAGCAGGTGTCCATTCTCAGCGCCTTGCTGCAAAGCGCCTCAACCCATGACATCAATGGAGTTTCCGTCGTCATGGCTGAAGCCACGATAGAGCATTATGTCGGCGACTTTGCCCTGCTGGCCCATAAAATGCTCGACATGGAAAACCTGAAGGTGCTCTTTGCGCTAGGGCGCATGGGGGA is drawn from Desulfovibrio mangrovi and contains these coding sequences:
- the folK gene encoding 2-amino-4-hydroxy-6-hydroxymethyldihydropteridine diphosphokinase yields the protein MQNSLQAVEAFICLGSNMGDTDGNLARAVEAISALEGVSLEAASGVYRTEPQEKKDQAWFANQVIRVSCDARTSPETLLASLLNIESSMGRCRDGSAPEDRFGPRIIDLDLLLFGSSVMATETLVLPHPRMQQRAFVLIPLHEIAPELTFPDGKTLLQALNALQFRLVGDQIWQ
- a CDS encoding LL-diaminopimelate aminotransferase, with the protein product MAQFQLADRLAKLPPYLFAEIDRIKAQVAARGVDIISLGIGDPDMPTPDFIIEAMKKAVEKPANHAYPSYVGMLSYREAVADWYKRRFDADLDPKTEVVSLIGSKEGIAHFPLAFINPGDLVLVCTPNYPVYNIATEFAGGIVQFVPLTEDNSFLPDLDAIDEATWIKAKAIFVNYPNNPTAAMADVAFYEKLIRIAKQYNVIVVHDTAYTEIYYNEDNKPLSIMSVPGGKDVAIEFHSLSKTYNMTGWRVGMAVGNPQLVHGLGKIKENVDSGVFQAVQEAGIVAMRDGDPFTAELRKIYKQRRDTVIAALRKVGIHCNVPESTFYIWCRVPAGYTSSEFVTKVLQETGVVVTPGNGFGAPGEGYFRISLTVNDARLEEAVSRIASKL
- the xerD gene encoding site-specific tyrosine recombinase XerD, whose protein sequence is MTQQALTTPPTHPLVDSYLQHLLVTRGLSENTIASYAADLESFLLFLEEKRFQLEAVTDQSLFLYVMYLRRRGLNSRSLARHLSALRGFFAFCLEERTLSDNPVQYLENPKLPKTLPDVLSQEEVAAILAQPDLKTKLGFRDRTMLELLYAAGLRVSELISLAPVDFDAQTGLVRVFGKGSKERIVPVHDAAAQFLTNYLRDWRPAFSPVENFVFLNRSGKQLSRQAIWKNIQRYVLESGIRKNVSPHTFRHSFATHLLDGGADLRTVQLLLGHSDIAATEIYTHVQADRLRQVHRQFHPRSRM